A single region of the Vicia villosa cultivar HV-30 ecotype Madison, WI linkage group LG4, Vvil1.0, whole genome shotgun sequence genome encodes:
- the LOC131595743 gene encoding pentatricopeptide repeat-containing protein At5g16860-like, whose amino-acid sequence MLLRFLPFNSKPLLLINTHHLLSYHSTTTTPTISTQLCKTSIQSKLLHQQYIVHGHTLNYTNITNLIANYISSNSTTNAILLLESLTPSHSSVFWWNQLIRNALHRNSPHIALTLFRRMKTLNWTPDHYTFPFVFKACGEISCFNLGCSIHGFVLRSGFDSNVFVCNAVVSMYGKCNALVYARKVFDELCHRGICDLVSWNSIVSAYSHCFVPKVAVLLFREMTVGYGLLPDAVGVVNILSVCGFLGLGLLGKQVHGFGVRTGLVDDVFVGNALVDMYAKCGKMVDANKVFERMGFKDVVTWNAMVTGYSQTGRFEDALSLFEKMREEKIELDVVTWSSVISGYAQKGFGCEAMNVFREMCGCGCRPNVVTLVSLLSGCASVGALLHGKETHCYAIKFILKGGDYDDDLMVINALIDMYAKCRSLEVARAMFDEICPKDRDVVTWTVMIGGYAQHGDANHALQLFSEMFKIDKCIVPNDFTISCVLMACARLAALRLGRQIHAYVLRRSRIDSDVMFVANCLIDMYSKSGDVDTARVVFDNMPKRNAVSWTSLLTGYGLHGRSEDALRVFDEMREVSLVPDGITFLVLLYTCSHSGMTDRGIDLFYRMRKDFGVDPGAEHYACMVDLLGRAGRLGEAMRLINDMPMEPTPVVWVSLLSACRIHSNVELGEFAAKKLLELEADNDGSYTLLSNIYANARRWKDVARVRYLMKRTGIKKRPGCSWVQGRKGMETFYVGDRTHSQSQEIYETLADLIQRIKAIGYVPQTSFALHDVDDEEKGDLLFEHSEKLALAYAILTLPRGAPIRITKNLRICGDCHSAITYISMIVEHEIILRDSSRFHHFKNGSCSCKGYW is encoded by the coding sequence ATGCTCTTACGCTTCCTTCCATTCAACTCAAAGCCACTACTTCTCATCAATACCCACCATCTCCTCTCATATCATTCCACCACTACAACGCCAACAATTTCAACACAACTATGCAAAACCTCAATCCAATCAAAACTACTCCATCAACAATACATCGTACACGGTCATACCTTAAACTACACAAACATCACCAACCTCATCGCCAATTACATTTCCTCAAATTCCACCACAAACGCTATTTTACTTCTCGAAAGCCTCACACCATCTCACTCATCAGTTTTCTGGTGGAACCAACTTATACGAAACGCACTTCACCGCAACTCCCCTCACATTGCTTTGACTCTTTTTCGTCGTATGAAAACACTCAACTGGACACCTGATCATTACACATTCCCGTTTGTTTTCAAAGCTTGCGGCGAAATTTCGTGTTTCAATCTCGGTTGTTCGATTCATGGTTTTGTATTGCGATCGGGTTTCGATTCTAATGTGTTTGTTTGTAATGCGGTTGTTTCGATGTATGGTAAATGTAATGCGCTTGTTTATGCGCGTAAGGTGTTTGATGAATTGTGTCATAGAGGGATTTGTGATTTGGTGTCGTGGAATTCGATTGTGTCGGCTTATTCGCATTGTTTTGTTCCGAAAGTTGCCGTTTTGCTTTTTCGTGAAATGACGGTGGGTTATGGGTTGTTGCCGGATGCTGTTGGTGTTGTTAATATACTTTCTGTTTGTGGTTTTCTTGGTTTGGGGTTGCTTGGGAAACAGGTTCATGGTTTTGGTGTTAGAACTGGGTTGGTTGATGATGTCTTTGTTGGGAATGCTTTGGTTGATATGTATGCGAAATGTGGGAAAATGGTGGATGCTAATAAGGTTTTTGAGAGAATGGGGTTTAAGGATGTTGTTACTTGGAATGCTATGGTTACTGGGTATTCTCAAACTGGTAGATTTGAGGATGCACTTTCTTTGTTTGAGAAAATGAGGGAGGAGAAGATTGAGTTGGATGTTGTTACTTGGAGTTCTGTTATTTCTGGGTATGCTCAGAAAGGGTTTGGTTGTGAAGCAATGAATGTGTTTAGGGAAATGTGTGGATGTGGCTGTCGTCCTAATGTGGTTACTCTCGTGTCGTTGCTTTCTGGTTGTGCGTCTGTTGGagcattgcttcatggaaaagAAACTCATTGTTATGCAATTAAATTTATTCTCAAGGGGGGtgattatgatgatgatttgatggTGATTAATGCTTTAATTGATATGTATGCTAAGTGCCGGAGTTTAGAAGTGGCTCGTGCAATGTTTGATGAAATATGTCCTAAAGATAGGGATGTGGTGACTTGGACTGTGATGATCGGAGGATATGCTCAGCATGGTGATGCCAATCATGCCCTGCAGCTTTTCTCTGAAATGTTTAAAATTGATAAGTGTATAGTTCCTAATGATTTTACTATATCTTGTGTGCTCATGGCTTGTGCTCGTTTGGCGGCTTTGAGGCTTGGTAGGCAAATTCATGCTTATGTGTTGAGAAGAAGTCGTATTGATTCAGATGTTATGTTTGTGGCTAATTGTCTCATAGACATGTATtctaaatctggagatgtagatACTGCTCGAGTTGTTTTTGACAACATGCCAAAGAGAAATGCCGTCTCTTGGACCTCGTTACTCACGGGGTATGGCTTGCATGGACGCAGCGAAGATGCTCTCCGTGTTTTTGATGAGATGAGGGAAGTGTCTCTAGTGCCTGATGGCATAACCTTTCTCGTATTGCTTTATACTTGTAGTCATTCGGGAATGACGGATCGTGGAATTGATTTGTTTTATAGAATGAGAAAAGATTTTGGGGTTGATCCCGGAGCAGAGCATTATGCTTGTATGGTTGATCTTTTGGGTCGGGCTGGTCGTCTAGGTGAAGCTATGCGACTCATTAATGATATGCCGATGGAACCAACACCAGTGGTGTGGGTGTCATTGCTTAGTGCTTGTAGGATACACTCAAATGTAGAACTTGGCGAATTTGCGGCAAAAAAGTTGTTAGAATTGGAGGCCGATAATGACGGCTCATATACATTGCTTTCAAACATATATGCTAATGCTAGACGCTGGAAAGATGTGGCTAGGGTTAGATATTTGATGAAACGTACTGGAATCAAGAAAAGACCTGGTTGCAGCTGGGTCCAAGGAAGGAAAGGCATGGAAACCTTCTATGTTGGAGACAGAACTCACTCACAATCTCAGGAGATATATGAAACACTTGCAGATTTGATTCAGCGCATTAAGGCCATTGGGTATGTTCCACAGACAAGCTTTGCTCTTCATGATGTGGATGATGAAGAAAAAGGTGACCTACTTTTTGAACACAGTGAGAAGTTGGCTCTTGCCTATGCCATCCTAACACTGCCCAGAGGAGCACCTATCCGAATCACTAAGAATTTACGCATTTGTGGTGATTGCCATAGTGCCATAACCTACATATCCATGATTGTAGAACATGAGATCATACTAAGAGACTCTAGTCGCTTCCATCATTTCAAAAATGGATCCTGCTCGTGCAAAGGGTACTGGTGA
- the LOC131595744 gene encoding uncharacterized protein LOC131595744: MSNSSAYLETLLTSAKPFIRNELSSINTNLPSLITILHSRGASECWHKHGTFLQHLVDIFRILHLWKSPYSVSLCGLFHSAYSNSYVNLAIFDPSTSREIVRGHVGVEAERLIHLFCVVPRQTMIHDDLLFHYTDKELCDDLEKSELSLRDAKEKGIFNKDERWRKKLQGLVPVDGVKVKHIRTGEDVSVSRRVVAVFVMMTMADFSDQLFGFQDMLFENFDGRLEFKGNNFGAVWPGNGKPGLWLNSISRMGAVYNLILREEEIFLEEKKKSVGVGEGEGRVNVVDCERDEDIELVLPPVFNKCSKVLDAGDQIVARDLYWEALNCEEGLGKIEELLVKSIEKNPFVGEPHVVLSQVYLTKGRFEEGEREAERGLTLLLEWGCPWDKRVSWEGWISWTRVLLTKAKEKSWPNTSWGILNLGLVK; encoded by the coding sequence ATGTCAAATTCAAGTGCATACCTCGAAACCCTCTTAACCTCCGCTAAACCCTTCATCCGTAACGAACTCTCCTCCATCAACACCAACCTCCCTTCCTTGATAACCATCCTCCACTCCCGTGGTGCATCAGAATGTTGGCACAAACACGGCACTTTCCTCCAACACCTTGTCGACATTTTCAGAATCCTCCATCTCTGGAAATCCCCATACTCAGTCTCTCTATGTGGCCTCTTCCACTCAGCATACTCCAATTCCTACGTTAACCTCGCCATCTTCGACCCTTCAACCTCTCGCGAAATAGTCCGCGGACACGTTGGAGTAGAAGCAGAACGTTTGATTCATTTGTTCTGTGTTGTTCCTAGACAGACTATGATTCATGATGATCTTCTTTTTCATTACACTGATAAGGAGCTTTGTGATGATCTTGAAAAATCGGAGCTGTCTTTGAGGGATGCAAAGGAGAAGGGGATTTTTAATAAGGATGAAAGATGGAGGAAGAAACTGCAGGGTCTTGTTCCTGTTGATGGGGTGAAAGTGAAGCATATTAGAACCGGTGAAGATGTGAGTGTTTCGAGGAGGGTTGTGGCTGTTTTTGTTATGATGACTATGGCTGATTTTAGTGACCAGCTTTTTGGTTTTCAGGATATGTTGTTTGAGAATTTTGATGGTAGGCTTGAGTTTAAAGGGAACAATTTTGGTGCTGTTTGGCCTGGGAATGGTAAGCCGGGTTTATGGTTGAATTCGATTTCGAGAATGGGAGCggtttataatttgattttgaggGAGGAAGAGATTTTcttggaagagaagaagaaaagtgtTGGAGTGGGAGAAGGAGAAGGAAGAGTTAATGTTGTTGAttgtgagagagatgaggataTTGAGTTGGTTTTGCCGCCGGTTTTCAATAAATGTTCAAAGGTTTTGGATGCTGGGGATCAAATAGTTGCAAGGGATTTGTATTGGGAAGCATTGAATTGTGAAGAAGGGTTGGGGAAGATTGAGGAGTTGTTGGTGAAGAGTATTGAGAAAAACCCTTTTGTGGGAGAGCCACATGTGGTGTTGAGTCAAGTTTATTTGACAAAGGGGAGATTTGAAGAGGGTGAGAGAGAAGCTGAGAGAGGATTGACTCTTTTGCTTGAGTGGGGATGTCCTTGGGATAAAAGGGTTTCTTGGGAAGGTTGGATTTCATGGACTAGAGTTTTGTTGACGAAGGCAAAAGAGAAATCTTGGCCTAATACTTCATGGGGCATCCTCAATTTAGGTCTTGTAAAGTAG
- the LOC131595741 gene encoding benzyl alcohol O-benzoyltransferase-like, translating to MAQSLVFSVKRRAPELITPAKPTPHEIKLLSDIDDQDGLRLQIPVIQFYSYDPNMIGKDPVEVIRKALAKTLVFYYPFAGRLREGPGRKLMVDCNEEGVLFIEADADVTLKDFGDALHPPFPLLNELLYDVPGSSDLLNTPLLLVQVTRLKCGGFIFALRLNHTMSDAPGLVQFMSALGETTRGMEKPSISPVWCRELLNARDPPRVTCTHREYERAPDKKETLIPFDDMVHHTFFFGPTEVAAIRSLLPPCQRQQYSNFEIIAAYFWRCRTIALQLNPNEEVRIICIVNARSKHVNLLLPNGYYGNALAKPAAVTTAGKLTENPLAYALDLVKKAKANVTQEYMHSTADLMVIKGRPGYTVEGLYLVTDVTRAGFREVDFGWGKAVYGGPARTGDGGIAGFHIPFKNAKGEDGLIIPFFLPSHAMERLIKETDNLLKRNINQPTKNNPKSGITISSL from the exons ATGGCCCAATCTCTGGTATTCTCGGTGAAAAGGCGTGCACCTGAACTTATAACTCCTGCAAAACCAACACCTCATGAAATCAAATTACTTTCGGACATTGATGACCAAGATGGTTTACGTTTACAAATTCCAGTTATACAATTTTACAGCTATGATCCAAATATGATAGGGAAAGACCCTGTTGAAGTTATTCGAAAAGCATTGGCAAAAACACTTGTGTTTTACTATCCATTTGCAGGCAGATTGAGGGAAGGTCCCGGTAGGAAACTTATGGTTGACTGTAATGAAGAAGGTGTATTGTTCATTGAAGCTGATGCTGATGTTACTCTGAAAGATTTTGGTGATGCTCTTCATCCTCCATTTCCTTTATTGAATGAGCTTCTTTATGATGTTCCTGGTTCTTCAGATTTGCTTAATACTCCACTGCTTCTTGTTCAG GTAACACGTCTAAAGTGTGGTGGTTTCATTTTCGCGCTTCGTTTAAACCATACAATGAGTGACGCTCCAGGTTTAGTTCAATTCATGAGCGCCTTAGGAGAAACAACTCGCGGAATGGAAAAACCTTCAATCTCCCCAGTATGGTGCAGAGAGCTTCTAAATGCAAGGGATCCACCAAGAGTGACGTGCACTCATCGTGAATATGAAAGAGCGCCCGACAAAAAAGAAACCCTCATTCCCTTTGATGACATGGTTCACCACACTTTCTTCTTTGGTCCTACTGAGGTAGCTGCAATTCGCTCTCTTCTTCCACCTTGCCAACGACAACAATACTCGAATTTTGAAATCATCGCTGCTTACTTTTGGCGCTGTCGTACTATAGCATTACAACTAAATCCTAATGAAGAGGTTCGTATAATCTGCATTGTCAATGCACGGAGCAAACATGTAAACCTACTGCTACCAAATGGTTACTATGGTAACGCTCTAGCGAAACCTGCTGCAGTTACAACTGCAGGAAAACTAACTGAAAACCCTTTGGCGTATGCTTTGGATTTAGTTAAGAAGGCAAAAGCTAATGTCACACAAGAGTATATGCATTCAACTGCGGACTTAATGGTCATCAAGGGTCGACCTGGTTATACAGTGGAGGGATTGTATCTAGTTACTGATGTGACACGTGCTGGATTTAGAGAGGTTGATTTTGGTTGGGGGAAAGCTGTTTATGGAGGACCGGCTAGAACAGGAGATGGTGGTATTGCTGGCTTTCATATACCTTTCAAAAATGCTAAAGGGGAGGATGGTTTGATTATACCATTTTTTCTCCCATCTCATGCCATGGAGAGGTTGATAAAAGAGACCGATAATTTACTTAAGAGAAACATTAACCAGCCTACTAAGAATAATCCAAAATCTGGTATCACTATTTCTTCATTGTAG